The proteins below are encoded in one region of Dioscorea cayenensis subsp. rotundata cultivar TDr96_F1 chromosome 18, TDr96_F1_v2_PseudoChromosome.rev07_lg8_w22 25.fasta, whole genome shotgun sequence:
- the LOC120282605 gene encoding polygalacturonase inhibitor-like gives MSDLNYLCIFFILVLLSTSSLPLLVSSAKCNKDDKKTLLKLKIGFGNPQDLSWNSDTSCCSWNGIICLSDTGRVIFLDISSANLSGTISPAIGDLPLVTQINIQYSPFLTGTIPHSITKLPLTSLTIRFTSLSGHIPTFLGELRKLNTLDLSGNRLTGHIPDSIASLPNLDRLILSNNKLTGRIPQSLFHGLTARNLLDLSDNLLTGDIPDSLGNADLSYIFLSGNNFSGDPSFIFGESKNLTQIDLSRNKFVMNLSTVGFPSYLAMLGLGQNLIYGSIPGSIASLEHLNTLNVSYNRLSGKIPTGGMMSLFDASCYSHNKCLCGNPLPKCRT, from the coding sequence ATGTCTGATCTAAACTATCTGTGCATCTTCTTCATCCTCGTACTACTGTCCACCTCCTCCTTACCTCTACTAGTGTCCTCAGCAAAGTGCAACAAGGATGATAAGAAGACCCTTCTCAAGCTCAAGATCGGCTTTGGCAACCCCCAAGACCTCTCATGGAATTCAGACACCAGCTGTTGCTCGTGGAACGGGATTATCTGCCTATCGGACACTGGCCGGGTGATCTTCCTTGACATTAGCTCTGCCAACCTTTCTGGCACCATTTCCCCAGCCATTGGCGATCTCCCACTTGTTACCCAGATCAATATCCAATACTCACCTTTCCTCACTGGCACCATCCCTCACTCCATCACCAAGCTCCCTCTCACCAGCCTCACAATCAGATTCACCTCCCTCTCTGGCCACATTCCCACTTTCCTTGGTGAGTTAAGAAAACTCAACACTCTCGATCTCTCAGGCAACCGTCTCACTGGCCACATCCCTGACTCCATTGCCTCCCTTCCAAACCTTGACCGTCTCATTCTCTCCAACAACAAGCTCACCGGAAGAATCCCACAGTCTCTCTTCCATGGTCTAACCGCTAGAAACCTCCTTGATCTCTCTGACAACCTTCTCACTGGCGATATCCCCGACTCTCTTGGAAATGCTGACTTAAGCTACATCTTTCTTTCTGGTAACAACTTTTCCGGAGACCCCTCGTTCATATTTGGTGAATCGAAGAACTTGACTCAAATTGACCTCTCAAGGAACAAGTTTGTAATGAACTTATCCACGGTGGGTTTTCCGTCTTACTTAGCCATGCTCGGCCTTGGCCAAAACCTCATCTACGGGAGCATCCCAGGGTCAATTGCCAGCCTTGAGCACCTGAACACACTAAACGTTAGTTACAACAGGCTCTCTGGCAAAATCCCCACCGGCGGTATGATGAGCTTGTTTGATGCATCTTGCTACTCGCATAACAAGTGCCTCTGTGGAAATCCGTTGCCGAAATGCCGAACTTAG